The Oryzias latipes chromosome 1, ASM223467v1 genome contains a region encoding:
- the LOC101165034 gene encoding reticulon-4 receptor-like 2: protein MDNSFLSRSRRSSIVRNCKSGLSLWLVVWLVLGKPNPASACPHRCVCYPTPMTVSCQAQNFTTVPVGVPYESQRVFLQNNRITELRVGSFGFGTQVLWLFSNNITWIEAGAFSELRDLEELDLGDNPNLHRLEGGAFRGLEKLQSLHMHRCRLTALPHDIFHKLYSLQFLYLQENNLHFLQDDIFSDLINLSQLFLHGNRIRTLSENVFRGLVNLDRLLLHDNRIRQVNRRAFRDLGRLTMLFLFNNSLAELPSQTLRDTQGIEFLRLNANPWSCGCEARALWEWFREARVSSSEVICASPSTRRGQDLRFLREMDFALCPLPDPGSIAGSTTTTFSTKTRWWFHKNKPQSSTKGLFEKSSETVKAGLYGKGPSTTTSVVKYELGEEELALPKLDPEEYWANYGNEDSGVTLRCFELECPPEFDLPPSSFSPRSSWPSSLVLLALSVFTLCLNTHLLFG from the exons ATGGACAACTCTTTTCTTTCTCGGAGCCGACGGAGCTCCATCGTGCGCAACTGCAAAA GTGGCCTCTCGTTGTGGCTGGTGGTGTGGCTGGTCCTCGGCAAGCCGAATCCGGCATCGGCGTGTCCGCACCGCTGCGTGTGCTACCCGACACCCATGACCGTGAGCTGCCAGGCGCAGAACTTCACCACCGTCCCCGTTGGAGTGCCGTACGAGTCGCAGCGCGTGTTCCTGCAGAACAACCGGATCACGGAGCTCAGAGTTGGCTCTTTTGGCTTTGGAACTCAG GTTCTGTGGCTTTTCTCCAACAACATCACATGGATTGAGGCAGGTGCTTTCAGTGAGCTGAGGGACTTGGAGGAGTTGGACTTGGGGGACAACCCTAACCTTCACAGGCTGGAGGGGGGAGCTTTCCGCGGACTCGAGAAGCTCCAGAGCCTCCATATGCACCGCTGTCGGCTCACTGCCCTGCCCCATGACATCTTCCACAAGCTCTACAGCCTGCAGTTCCTCTACCTGCAG GAGAATAATCTCCATTTCCTGCAGGATGACATCTTTTCTGACCTCATCAACCTGAGCCAGCTGTTTCTGCATGGCAACCGCATTCGCACCCTCTCAGAGAACGTGTTTCGTGGCTTGGTTAACCTTGATCGTCTCCtgctccatgacaaccgcatcAGGCAGGTGAACCGTCGCGCCTTCCGTGACCTCGGCCGCTTGACCATGCTCTTCCTGTTCAACAACTCTCTGGCTGAGCTCCCCAGCCAGACACTGAGGGACACCCAAGGCATTGAATTCCTCCGTCTTAACGCTAACCCCTGGTCATGCGGCTGTGAGGCCCGTGCCCTGTGGGAGTGGTTCCGGGAGGCTCGTGTCTCTTCCTCAGAGGTCATTTGCGCCTCCCCTTCAACTCGTCGCGGACAGGATCTTCGCTTCCTTCGTGAGATGGACTTTGCCCTCTGCCCCTTGCCTGACCCAGGCTCCATTGCTGGCTCCACAACCACCACCTTCAGCACAAAAACCCGCTGGTGGTTCCACAAAAACAAGCCCCAGTCCTCCACTAAAGGTCTTTTTGAAAAatcctctgaaactgtcaaGGCTGGTTTGTATGGGAAAGGCCCGTCCACAACCACTTCAGTAGTCAAGTATGAGCTTGGGGAGGAAGAGCTGGCACTGCCCAAACTCGATCCAGAAGAGTACTGGGCAAACTATGGCAACGAGGACTCAGGTGTCACATTGAGGTGCTTTGAGCTCGAATGTCCACCTGAGTTTGACTTGCCACCTTCTTCCTTTTCACCCAGAAGCTCCTGGCCCTCTTCTCTTGTACTACTAGCCCTCTCTGTCTTTACCCTTTGCCTCAACACCCACCTACTATTTGGCTGA